A single region of the Pontimicrobium sp. SW4 genome encodes:
- a CDS encoding homoserine dehydrogenase encodes MNIGIIGLGTVTQGFVEILQEKEDWIRDTFGSSLKIVAIKDLQKGNIYNSNGIDLKTLLSKLQNNETISDGSLHENDAVSLIKDVDLIVEATYSDYKTGDPAYTFIKDALKNGKHVVTTNKGPIALHYAELNKIAIKNKVSLCYEGTVLSGTPTFNLIDNSLAGNNIIEVRGILNGTSNYILSEMAKGESFKDVLAIAQEKGYAEADPTNDVKGHDARGKVAILSHRIFGVDLGLENIPTMGIDAISKEELDTAKKEHKNIRLIGTLKKEGNIVTGKVQPEVLDASDALFGIDGVTNAIEFTTEYLGKTMITGPGAGKLETGYAVFSDVLSIIKKTK; translated from the coding sequence ATGAATATTGGCATAATAGGACTTGGAACCGTTACTCAAGGATTTGTAGAAATCTTGCAAGAAAAAGAAGATTGGATTAGAGATACATTTGGATCTAGTTTAAAAATTGTAGCTATTAAAGACCTTCAAAAAGGCAATATCTATAATTCTAATGGTATAGACTTAAAAACCCTTTTAAGTAAGTTACAAAATAATGAAACTATTAGTGATGGAAGTTTGCATGAAAACGACGCTGTTTCTTTAATTAAAGATGTAGACTTAATCGTTGAAGCTACATATAGTGATTATAAAACCGGAGATCCTGCCTATACTTTTATAAAAGATGCATTAAAGAATGGGAAACATGTTGTAACTACAAACAAAGGTCCTATTGCTTTACATTATGCAGAGCTTAACAAAATTGCCATTAAAAATAAGGTGTCATTGTGTTATGAAGGCACTGTATTAAGTGGTACACCAACATTTAATTTAATAGACAACTCTTTAGCTGGAAATAATATTATTGAAGTAAGAGGTATTCTTAATGGAACTAGTAATTATATACTTTCCGAAATGGCAAAAGGTGAGTCTTTTAAAGACGTTTTAGCTATAGCACAAGAAAAAGGATATGCCGAAGCGGATCCAACGAATGATGTGAAAGGGCACGACGCTAGGGGGAAAGTAGCAATTCTTTCTCATAGAATCTTTGGTGTTGATTTAGGTTTAGAAAACATTCCAACAATGGGAATTGACGCAATTTCTAAAGAAGAGCTAGACACTGCAAAAAAAGAGCACAAGAACATTCGCTTAATTGGCACACTTAAAAAAGAAGGCAATATCGTTACAGGTAAAGTTCAACCAGAAGTATTAGATGCTTCAGATGCTTTATTTGGTATTGATGGCGTTACGAATGCTATAGAATTTACTACAGAATATTTAGGAAAAACTATGATTACTGGTCCAGGTGCTGGGAAACTTGAAACTGGATACGCTGTGTTTTCAGATGTTTTATCAATCATTAAGAAAACGAAATAG
- a CDS encoding Lrp/AsnC family transcriptional regulator, translating to MKLDQKDIRILTLLQNNARLSNKELAVELDIAPSTCHERLKKLTNEGFFKAFNADLNLKKLGVNIEVLVAVRLKRHEREIVNSFIKKLNSIKGVIRFYHLAGDTDFMIHVAVIDSDSLRSFIMDELASFHNIDHIESSMIYHSECVYKLSVLNN from the coding sequence ATGAAACTAGATCAAAAGGATATTCGGATATTAACACTATTACAGAATAATGCTCGGTTGTCTAACAAAGAGTTAGCAGTTGAACTAGATATTGCTCCGTCAACTTGCCATGAAAGGCTTAAAAAGTTAACTAATGAGGGTTTTTTTAAAGCATTTAATGCAGACTTAAACTTGAAAAAATTAGGCGTTAACATAGAGGTGTTGGTAGCTGTTCGTTTAAAAAGACATGAAAGGGAAATAGTAAATTCGTTTATAAAGAAACTAAATTCTATTAAAGGTGTCATACGGTTTTACCACCTTGCTGGAGATACCGATTTTATGATTCATGTTGCTGTAATAGATTCTGATAGTTTGAGATCTTTTATTATGGATGAGCTTGCTAGTTTTCATAATATTGATCATATTGAATCATCCATGATTTACCACAGCGAATGTGTTTATAAATTGAGTGTATTGAATAATTGA
- a CDS encoding carboxypeptidase regulatory-like domain-containing protein, translated as MKNLTKFLAAIVFVFISQSSFSQGITTSSINGKVLDGDTPLLGANIVATHIPSGTQYGTISDIDGLFRIPNMRVGGPYTVSITYVGFKDFIRENIALQLGQTFRVNAVMVEDINALEEIVITAQSNNIFDGNKTGTETTINSRQINSLPTTSRSIADFVRITPQATISEGSDGFSINIAGQNNRFNTIFVDGAVNNDQFGLSASGTNGGQTGASPFSMDAIEQFNVAVAPFDVKLSGFTGGAINAITKSGSNDFKGTVYGFSRNEDLVGKTPVDLVTSGKREKVAEFTSNTYGISIGGPIKKDKLFFFVNYEREENETPNSFNLDGYIGNSLATDLSALRSDLVSRFGYDPGSPNSGTTFLENDKVTAKLDYNANENHKFSLSYRYTGIENLEANTTDYNSINFANGSELFSSKTNSATLEWNWQIGNRASNNLIIGYTKVADDRDPSGNPFPSVQIRDGSGNIQFGGEQYSTANLLDQKVFTITDNFEIYRGAHTLTIGTHNEFSSSKNLFFANNYGFYRFSNLNDFLTNALPNQYQRGYSLLSDGVGDTSSGAAEFDLVQYGVYFQDEVQMTDDLKMSFGLRFDLPVWKDGLLNDDFNNRTIPLLEAAGKNLQGARAGGGISSTVHFSPRMGFNWNVNGDYRTQIRGGLGVFTSRMPNVWPGAVYNNNGITGGYLFDGSPDFMFNPDINNQPVGVAPGSGGTGGNIDLFASDLKLPQIVKYNIGVDKKLPWWGLVLNADFIYQDNIQTLYYENLNIKGPAGHLNGADNRPYYSDSFGDLIDNTYGRVILGSNTGEGYSWNASVGLTKTYSKGFMGNITYTYGDARGIFDLTSSQNSSQWRNLQTVNGKNSNLPVTRSDFAAGHKIASWMSYEFKWLKNLKTAVSFYYEGREGMPFSYTYNDGPDLLNDDSSDNALIYVPADQSEITLLDGANGLTTQEQWDALNAFIEDNKYLRSRRGKYAERNGDRGESWSHVVDFKLAQDLNFNFGNTKNTLQFTMDIFNLTNLLNKEWGVRKYVPNFGEIELLNTVSAAPDPVFNFDPSVVDNIEQIDDLGVQSSRWQIRVGLRYNFN; from the coding sequence ATGAAAAATCTCACTAAATTTTTAGCTGCAATTGTATTTGTTTTTATCTCTCAAAGTTCTTTTTCACAGGGGATTACAACTTCTTCGATTAATGGAAAAGTACTCGATGGAGATACACCCTTGCTAGGGGCGAATATAGTTGCTACACATATACCTTCTGGGACTCAATATGGTACGATCTCAGATATTGATGGTCTTTTTAGAATTCCTAACATGAGAGTAGGAGGGCCATATACTGTAAGTATAACGTACGTTGGTTTCAAAGACTTTATTAGAGAAAATATTGCACTTCAGTTAGGACAAACCTTTAGGGTCAATGCTGTTATGGTTGAGGATATAAATGCGTTGGAAGAAATAGTCATTACTGCCCAAAGTAATAATATTTTTGATGGAAATAAAACAGGGACAGAAACAACAATTAATTCTAGGCAAATTAATAGTTTACCTACAACTTCAAGATCTATAGCCGATTTTGTTAGAATAACACCTCAAGCTACAATATCTGAAGGCTCTGATGGATTCAGTATTAATATTGCTGGACAGAATAATCGTTTTAATACCATTTTTGTTGATGGAGCCGTTAATAATGATCAATTTGGACTTTCTGCATCTGGTACTAATGGTGGACAAACTGGTGCTTCTCCATTTTCGATGGATGCGATTGAGCAATTTAATGTTGCTGTTGCACCATTTGATGTTAAGCTATCAGGTTTTACTGGAGGGGCAATCAACGCAATTACAAAATCAGGTTCAAATGATTTTAAAGGAACTGTTTATGGCTTTTCAAGAAATGAGGATTTAGTTGGAAAAACACCGGTAGATTTAGTTACTAGTGGGAAAAGAGAAAAAGTAGCCGAATTTACTTCTAATACATATGGTATTAGTATTGGTGGGCCTATAAAGAAAGATAAATTGTTCTTCTTTGTTAATTATGAAAGAGAAGAAAACGAAACACCTAATTCATTTAATTTGGATGGTTATATTGGGAATAGTTTAGCAACAGACCTTAGTGCTCTTCGCAGTGATTTAGTGTCGAGATTTGGATATGATCCTGGAAGCCCAAACTCTGGCACAACATTTTTAGAGAATGATAAAGTAACAGCTAAATTGGATTACAATGCCAATGAAAATCATAAATTCTCATTATCCTATAGATATACTGGAATAGAAAATCTTGAAGCTAATACTACCGACTATAATAGTATAAATTTTGCTAACGGATCTGAATTGTTTTCTTCTAAGACAAATTCTGCTACTTTGGAGTGGAATTGGCAAATTGGAAATAGAGCATCTAATAATTTAATAATTGGATATACTAAAGTTGCTGATGACAGAGATCCTTCTGGTAATCCTTTTCCATCTGTACAAATTCGAGATGGAAGTGGTAATATACAATTTGGAGGTGAACAATATTCCACAGCAAATCTTTTAGATCAAAAAGTATTTACAATTACTGATAATTTTGAAATTTATAGAGGCGCCCATACACTGACTATTGGCACTCATAATGAATTTTCTTCTTCTAAAAATTTATTTTTCGCAAACAATTATGGATTTTATAGATTTTCTAATTTAAATGACTTCTTAACCAATGCATTACCAAATCAGTACCAAAGAGGATACTCTCTTTTATCTGATGGGGTTGGTGATACATCATCAGGAGCAGCAGAGTTTGATTTGGTACAATATGGAGTGTATTTTCAAGATGAAGTACAAATGACCGATGATTTAAAAATGTCTTTCGGATTGAGATTTGACTTACCAGTATGGAAAGATGGTTTACTTAATGATGATTTTAATAATAGAACTATTCCTCTATTAGAAGCTGCTGGCAAAAACTTGCAAGGGGCAAGAGCAGGTGGTGGTATTTCTTCTACAGTACATTTTTCTCCAAGAATGGGATTCAATTGGAATGTTAATGGAGATTATAGAACTCAAATTAGAGGAGGTTTGGGTGTATTTACATCTAGAATGCCAAATGTTTGGCCAGGAGCAGTATATAATAATAATGGGATAACAGGAGGTTATTTATTTGATGGAAGTCCTGATTTTATGTTTAATCCAGATATTAATAATCAACCTGTTGGAGTTGCACCAGGCTCGGGAGGAACTGGAGGGAATATAGATTTATTTGCTTCAGACTTGAAATTACCTCAAATAGTAAAGTATAATATTGGTGTAGATAAAAAATTACCTTGGTGGGGATTAGTTCTTAATGCCGACTTTATCTATCAAGATAATATTCAAACTTTATATTATGAAAACTTGAATATTAAAGGGCCAGCAGGTCATTTAAATGGCGCAGATAATAGACCTTACTATAGCGATAGTTTTGGTGATTTAATAGATAATACTTATGGAAGAGTAATTTTAGGATCTAATACAGGAGAAGGTTATTCATGGAATGCTTCAGTAGGTTTAACAAAAACGTATTCAAAAGGATTTATGGGTAATATAACTTATACTTACGGTGATGCTAGAGGAATATTTGATTTAACATCTTCGCAGAACAGTTCACAATGGAGAAATCTTCAAACGGTTAATGGTAAGAATTCAAATCTACCAGTTACAAGATCAGATTTCGCTGCAGGACATAAAATTGCTAGTTGGATGTCTTATGAATTTAAATGGTTAAAAAATCTTAAAACTGCTGTAAGTTTTTACTATGAGGGAAGAGAAGGAATGCCTTTTTCATATACATATAATGACGGACCGGATTTATTAAATGATGATTCCAGTGATAATGCATTAATTTATGTTCCAGCTGACCAAAGCGAAATAACATTATTAGATGGAGCCAACGGGCTTACTACACAAGAGCAATGGGATGCATTAAACGCTTTTATAGAGGATAATAAGTATCTGAGAAGCAGAAGAGGTAAATATGCTGAAAGAAATGGAGATAGAGGAGAATCATGGAGTCATGTTGTGGATTTTAAATTGGCTCAAGATTTAAACTTTAATTTTGGAAACACTAAAAACACCTTACAGTTTACAATGGATATTTTTAATTTAACAAACCTATTAAACAAAGAATGGGGAGTTAGAAAGTATGTACCAAACTTTGGGGAAATTGAATTACTTAATACAGTTTCAGCTGCGCCAGATCCTGTATTTAATTTCGACCCATCTGTTGTAGATAATATAGAACAAATTGATGATTTAGGTGTTCAAAGTTCTAGATGGCAAATTAGAGTTGGATTAAGATATAATTTTAATTAA
- a CDS encoding RagB/SusD family nutrient uptake outer membrane protein produces MKTIKSILAFIIISSSFMACEDYNTDLEVDNIEDPNSLQLGTESTAQKLFQNWYFNANRYVSPSLAMATMSDMHSCSWGNAAMRDMSSEPRIAWNNDPAYSNQTFTNTFFNSMHVVLADANAIIASIDNGAIFSDNNKIKAIARMAQGLSVGYLALNFNQVWLSDESGPLNDGGPVPYGEAIDFALSMLDDAINISNNNTFTVEGTYFNGVDKSSTEFSQLVNAFAARILVNSVRNSTQRDALNWTSVINYVDNSVSSDFEIAGNGWNDNWVNEWPLYGYFPGWGRVDMRVVNLMDPNTIDYWTDTNPVAPQSTSTDNRLTTDFQYLNSQDFIPSRGIYHYSSYRHSRYDWYINANYFGNYPEILKAEMDLYKAEALLRTGDLAGAAAIINAGTRTTRGGLPNVATDAQEIADAIHYERSIELMSTGSGLSFYEMRRENMLQAGTLLHFPVPGKQLQAAGIENYTFGGTSGTPGEDYSISGWND; encoded by the coding sequence ATGAAAACAATAAAATCTATTTTAGCATTTATAATAATCTCTTCAAGCTTTATGGCCTGTGAAGATTATAATACCGACCTTGAAGTTGATAATATTGAAGACCCAAATAGTCTTCAACTAGGGACTGAATCAACTGCACAAAAATTATTTCAAAACTGGTACTTTAATGCAAATCGATATGTCAGCCCTTCCTTAGCTATGGCAACTATGTCAGATATGCACTCGTGTTCATGGGGAAATGCTGCAATGCGAGATATGTCAAGTGAGCCACGAATAGCTTGGAATAATGATCCTGCATATTCTAATCAAACATTTACTAATACTTTTTTTAATTCCATGCATGTGGTTTTAGCAGATGCTAATGCTATTATTGCATCTATTGATAATGGTGCTATATTTTCTGATAATAATAAAATAAAAGCTATAGCAAGAATGGCGCAAGGTTTATCAGTTGGATATTTAGCACTTAATTTTAATCAAGTTTGGTTATCAGATGAAAGTGGACCATTAAATGATGGTGGACCTGTACCATATGGGGAAGCTATAGATTTTGCTCTGAGCATGCTTGATGATGCAATAAATATTTCTAACAACAATACCTTTACAGTAGAGGGGACATACTTTAATGGCGTTGACAAAAGTAGCACTGAATTTTCACAATTAGTAAATGCATTTGCTGCAAGGATTTTAGTTAATAGTGTAAGAAATTCTACTCAAAGGGATGCTTTAAACTGGACAAGCGTAATAAACTACGTTGATAATAGTGTTTCAAGTGACTTCGAAATTGCTGGAAATGGATGGAATGATAATTGGGTAAACGAATGGCCTTTGTATGGATATTTCCCTGGATGGGGTCGTGTAGATATGAGAGTAGTTAATCTAATGGATCCTAACACAATTGACTATTGGACAGACACAAATCCGGTAGCACCACAATCAACGAGTACAGATAATCGTTTAACTACAGATTTTCAATATTTAAACAGTCAAGACTTTATACCAAGTAGAGGAATCTACCATTATTCATCTTATAGGCACTCACGATACGATTGGTATATTAATGCTAACTACTTTGGTAATTATCCAGAGATATTAAAAGCCGAAATGGACTTATATAAGGCTGAAGCATTATTAAGAACTGGAGATTTGGCAGGTGCTGCTGCAATAATTAATGCTGGCACAAGAACCACTAGAGGTGGTCTTCCAAATGTAGCTACAGATGCACAGGAAATTGCAGATGCTATACATTATGAAAGATCAATAGAGCTTATGAGTACTGGGTCTGGTTTATCATTTTATGAAATGCGTAGAGAAAATATGCTGCAAGCCGGAACATTATTACATTTCCCTGTTCCTGGTAAACAATTACAAGCTGCTGGAATTGAAAACTACACCTTTGGTGGAACGTCAGGTACTCCAGGGGAAGATTACTCTATAAGTGGTTGGAATGATTAA